From the Hordeum vulgare subsp. vulgare chromosome 1H, MorexV3_pseudomolecules_assembly, whole genome shotgun sequence genome, the window aaatataaatataaaataaaatctcTCCCTAATCTCTTCCTAATCTCCTCTAATAATAAAGCGCAGTTCGCTTTTGTCGTCCGTCACGGCCTTTTTGCAAAAAAGCTCCTatcatttttgttattcaacccacaCTATAGTTTTAAGTGATTCAagaggaggaagaataagaaCCAGCGGGCGACGGCTCTGGATCGGGATCCCCTCCCGTTCAGACGCTCGAGAACGGTCGGGGCGACACGCCGCGGCGGCTGGGTGTGGGGCGTGGTGCGACGGCTGACGCGAGGACAGGACGCGGCCTATCTTTTAGATTTTTCGTGCTGACGGGCGAGAAGGCGATGGAGCTTGGAGGCGAGGGAGCTCGAGGAACGACCTTGTCGCTGGAAAAACGAGGCTGAGGGGGCGGGCGGAGCGCAGGGGCGCGAGCACGTGGAGGCGGAGAGGTCGGGCCAACGCggggcggtgcgggaggccaccGAGAAGGGGCGGCGCGGACGACCGGGACGGGGCGATGCGGGGGGCCACCGGGAAGGGGCGGCGCGGACGACCGGGACGGGGCGATGCGGGGGGCCACCGGGAAGGGGCGGCGCGGACGACCGGGACGACGCGGGGCGCGCTAACACCGGCTGCGAGCAGAGTGGCGCACGGGGGCAATCCCTCCCGTGCGGCCGCAGCCGAGATAGAAACAGCGGAAGCGCACGCAGCGGCACGCGCCAGGCCGGGGCACGCCACGGTGCCGCCCACGCGCCCTCCTCGCCTCTCTCGCCACGGACGTGTGGGCTCCCCTACACCCCATCGCCACCGCCCGCGCAACGGAACGGGCATGCCACGCGCCCCCTCCATCCCgtttcctcctcctgctgctccttttTCTCGACTCTCCGCCCTCGCGCGAACCAACAAGCACAGCGAGCGAGGCTGCACGGCGACGGCAACAAGCGACCCGTTTTCCTCCGATCTGTTTCCGTTCTAGGTACGCGCGTCGTCTGCTTCCGGCCGCCGTCTTCTTGGTTTCTGCCGGTCCGCGGCTGACGGCAACGGTGTTCTTGGTTTCCACTACGTAATCCTTCAGACGTCTGGCGAGCAGGGTATGGTCGCCATGCTGCCCGCCGCGAGGGGAGACGCCGCCCCAGCCACCAGCACCGGCGCTGCCCCAACCACCAGTGTCGGCGCCGCCGAGAAGCTCGTCCACCGTGGGTAAGGCCCCTTGCTCGTTCTTGGTGCGGTTCCAGATCTCGTTTCGTTTGGGGTCGCCTTTCAGTCAATGGGTTATTCCACTGTTTATCTCCATCGTTGTATGAATGGAGCTCACGTCGGGAGTAAATGGACGCGCGCGAGGGCCGTGCTCATGCCCCACTACTGCTGACGTAGTAGCTTCCGATCCGCAGGCCCGTCACCGACGGCAAGTGCAAGAAGAAGGCCCCGAGGATGGTCCACAAGGCCGAGATGCGCCACCACGGGGTCGGTCCGCTCCACCCGCACTTCCCCGCCGGCCGCCGCGGAGCTCTACTCCCTCGCCTCCGAAGGCCCCGCTCTCAATGCTGCGCCGCGGTCGAGGGAGGTGGCGGAGGAGCTGCCGCTGCGGCCCGCAGAGCTCGGAGAAGGAATGGCCCTGAACGGCAACGCCCCCTTGCCCTTTCTGTTGACCCCCGTCCCGTCGAAGCTCAACCCATCTCTGTCGTTACGGCCTGCTAGAGATGTGGAGGGGCGTCGTGCAAGGAGGTGGCGACACAGTACCAGCGCTCGAGACCCATTGGAGGAGGAGGCGTTGAGCACTCATGGGATGGTTCTTGGTCACGATCGTCCTCGTGTGCTGCTCGagaaaggagaaaaaggagaagcaaaGGTGTGGTGAGGAAGGCACGCTGGGTGTGTGGAAGACCAAGAAGATAAGGTTCAGAGGGAATTAGCGGTGGGAGGGCCAAACGGCACACGTCGCCCATGCAAACAAGGGGattaaaacaaagaaaaaaaaataatttATGGGTTTAGTTCTACATTTTTGACAAAATATTTAAATCCTTTGTGCCCATTGTGACACAAACACATGGCGGAACCATATATGCCTAGACGAGAATGAAATAAGTACATAAATTATTTTGGAGCCCTGCTGATTCCGGTTTATACAAGTGCATGCTAAACCATGGGTGACAAAACACAGTTCGGTTTTCAATTAGTAGCTGAATTCTGGAAGAATGTGCTTCGAAGTTGAAAAAAATAGACTAAACAGAAGTCGCACCGCTCGTTTCAACCATTGTCCCTAGACCcatagcaacgcacgggcatttttcTTAGTAGATATTAAACTAGAGGATAACGTGCGCTTTGTCACGTCGTTTTGGGTTTTGGAATTGGGGCTGAGCAAACACGGATCTGCAGGGACGCTATTTGGGTTGGCCGTGTAGGCCACTCCTTGCCATGTTGGTAGGTTTTATTcgggttttttcttttcttttatctctATTGTTTTTTTCATGTTCATCTATGTATTTGTTTTATTCTTTATTTTTAGATTTGTTTATATTTATCATATTTAAATTATAGAAAAAAtttcaaaatcatttttttaatTATGAACATATTTTGAAGTTTCGTGATTTTTTCCGTATTTGTGAACAATTCTTAAATGACAAACATTTCATAAATCCGTGAAGGTTTCTCTTAAATTCGTGACCTTTAAAAAAACATGAACAATTCTATAACTCCTGAATATACTTTTCCTTATTCGTGAAGAGTTTTGAAATTTATGAGCATTTTTTAAGTTTAGAATGTTTTTTTTCAAAGTTCATAAAATTCAAACTTATGAATGTTTTAAAAGATTTTAAAGTTTAAGTGAATGTCGGTTTTGATACTGTTATATGAAACCCATGACTCAACCAAACCCTTACAGACGGGCCCACTTAAAAATAAAATGAAGGTCTTTTCTTAGCGTCTTGATAATTGCCACACAAACACATGTCGACTTCGAACGTTTTAAGTGACAATTTAGTGACGCGAGGATGATaattttagttgtcaagcatgataACTTCCTATTCGGAAGACAATTTTTAATCACCTTTTAAAAGTTATCATAAAAAATGTAAGAGACACTTAGTATTATTTAGCTTATTTTCTCAAATACTGTAGCAGACTAGTACTGATTGAAGTATTTTATCCCATCTGCCCTTTCCTGTGTAGTAGTACGCACTCCAAAAACCTCCTCGGGGAGCCTAGAAGTCCAGTCCAGTCCAGGGTCCAGCTAGCCGGGCTCTCTCGAGGCGACGTGACGGCTGGAGCGGAACTCTCCCGAGCACCGAGACGGACGCGCCAGATCCAACGGCCAACGCGGGGAGGGGCCCTCCCGCAACGGCGCGGCCGCACCTGTCCGTCcgttcctccctccctccctcgtcgCCACCCCGTGCTCACACCCCTCACACGGAGAACCCACGAGAGCCCCACCGCCGGTAGAAGCCACCAAAAACCCCGGCCACCCGCTGCCGATCCGCGCACCGCAGGCCGGCACACACCCCACCTCGCCGTCGCCTCGCCTCGTGAACCGCCAGCGCCCTCCCCGCCTCTGCTGCACGCGCGCAGGGTTCAGCCAGGGCTTTAGCGTGACGGCCGGGATGAAATCCCCGTCCCTGGAGCCCGCCGCCGCGCCGATCCCCCGGGGCGGGGCTTTCGGGCGGGTCCGGGTCGCCCACGGCGCGCGGGGGCCGCGGCGCGTCGTCGGCGCCGGCCTCGCTGCGACCGCCGGCCGCCTGAAGGTGctcgtcgctgcgctcccgaggcCCCTCGATCGGCTCATGCGCGCGCCGGAGGGCGCCGTGGCACTGGCGCGGGAGGTGGGTCGCGTCGAAGTCGGAAATCAGCGTGCGCGCCAATGTGGCGTGTTTCCCCCTTTGTGTCTCACTGTGATTGACTGATGGTTGCTGCTGCAGGCTGATGAGGCCCAGGGGTGTGTGGCTTCCGCTGAGATTTCGTCACCACCTGCTCCTGCTGGTGAGTTTGCTCCCCTGAGCCATTGACATTGCGAAACAGAAATGGTGAAACCTAACCTGTTTTTTATGATGGTCTTGCCGTCCGTCCGTCTGTCTGTCTGTGTTGCCTCTAGTTCCTGGGGGCACAGTGCGTGCCAGATTTGTGCTAAAAGAGCGGTGTGCCTTCGGTCAGAGCTTCAAACTGGTCGGTGACGTCCCGGCGCTCGGCCACTGGGAACCGGCAAACGCGGTCGCTTTGGATTGGTCGGAAGGTCACAATTGGACAGTAGAGAAAGTGAGACTCCGGTTATGCACAACGTTTCATACTTTAGTAGCCTCTTTTGTGTTACTTCATCATCTCTTTTCTGTTTTCAACACAACAGGATTTGCCTGCCAACAGGTCGATTGAGCTCAAGTTCTTGCTGCGAGAGTCCTCGGGAAAGTTCCACTGGCAGAAAGGACCTAATAGAAtcctacagacaggtgaaaccacAAAGACTTTGGTGGTCTACGAAGATTGGGGTAGTGCGAAGAATCAGAAAGTAGCAGAGGAGGACACGCCGGTTGAAATGATGGACACAGTTGTTGCCGAGGATGATCAAGGCAGAAATGGTGGTGTTTCGGCAAATGAGCTACAATTGGGTGACAATCAAGAGATCAAAGAGTCAGCTGTGGCCAAGCCAATCCCTCGGGGTGGAGCTTTCGGGCCGGGACGGGTCGCGTACGGCATGCGTGGGCCGCAGCGGGTCGTTGGTGCCGGCCTGGCTGGGACCGCTGGTCGCCTGAGTGTGCTCGTCTCCGCGTTACCAAAGCCCCTTGAGCAGCAAATGCCCGCGCAGGAGGGCGGCGTAGAACTAGCACCGGAGGTTTGTCGCATCAAAATCTGAATAGGCGTGCGTGTTAATGTGGCGTGTTTCCCCCTTCACTCCATTGTGATTGACTGATGGTTAGATGGTTGCTGTTGCAGGCTGATGCGGTCCAGGGGGAAGTGGCCTCTGCTGAGATTCCGTCACCACTTGGTGAGTTTGCTTCGCTGAGCCATTGACATTGTGAAACAATGGTAAAACCTGATCTATTTTTTTTATGATGGATCTTTGGTCTTTTTTTCTGTCTGTCTCTATCTGTTGCCTCCAGTTCCTGGAAGCACGGTGCGTGTCAGATTTGTGCTAAGAGAGCAGTGCACCTTCGGCCATAGCTTCCACCTGGTCGGTGATGACCCGGCACTCGGCCTCTGGGAACTGTCGAATGCGGTCGCTTTGGATTGGTCCGAAGGCCATGATTGGACAGTACAGAAAGTGAGACTCTGGTTATGCAAAATGTTTGATGATTTGGCCTATTTTGAGTAACTTCATCAtcattctttctttttttttgaacaGGATTTGCCTGCCAACAGGTTGATTGAGTTCAAGTTCTTGCTCCAAGATTCCTTGGGAAAGTTTCGTTGGCAGAATGGGCCTAATAGAAGCCTATGGACAGGTGAAACCACAAAGACGATGGTAGTCTTTGAAGATTGGGATAATGTGAAGAATCAAAAAGTAGGAGAGGAAGAGGACACACCAGTTGAAATGATGGAGGCAGGTGTTGCCAATGATGATCAAGGCGGAAATGGTGTTGTTTCGGTAAATGAGCTACAAGTGGGTGACAACCAAGAGATCAAAGAGGACGAATCAAGTATAGGCAATGATGAAAATTCAATGGATGCTGCTATTGTATCTGTTGTACAGGAAATAGTGAAGGCATGTGACGCTGATCAACCAGAGGTAATGGTTTAATACAATATCCATCAGTACCTTAGTATGGAAGATAAACATTATTTACCACTGAAATTCCATAGACATCTTTATGCCTTACCACCTGTTCTGCTGAAAGTAAGTAGTTCAGTGTACCTTGTATACTTCAATGCTTTGCCGAATGAAACATGACGCCTATCAATTTTGTTAGTCACTCCATTTCTGGTACCAGATCTGGATTACATTTGAGAGGGAGTGATGATCTGTTCTGAATTATAGATGACGTTGTTCAAAATTGTGTGCTATGTTCTGGAGCACCACATGTTTGCTGATTCTTTTACAAGAGAACGTCTAAGAACTGTCAGCATGAACTGAGCTATTTATCAAGCATTAGATCATTCGTTTCATTAGAAGGTGGAAAGCCATGTGTTTAAAGTGACATAAATCAGGGGTTCTCTTTGAAATATCAGTACTTTTAATTTCTAGTGCAAGCTGCATAAATATCATCAATGATCCTGGCTAATAGTTCATATTATCATTTTTTGAGTGCTAGTTAATCATTTTGGTAAGTTCCTCCTATTTGTTAGACTCACACAATGTTTTTTTGATTCTGAATCAGCTGTTGATGGATGAGCAGGAGGAAACTAGAGACGAGCTTCATGATGAAGTAGACACAGCACCCCAGAATGGCAGTGCCACGGCCTATGCCGGTAATGTTTACGATGAAACGACCGATGATGATAGTATCTCATCCGACGACGGTGTTCTGGTTAAGCATGGGCTGGCGGGAGCTTTTGAGCGCGAGGTTCTTTGGGGTTGGAAGGCCTTGCAGCGGCTTGTCAGCTTCAAAATGGATACATGAATGATGCAGCTTGCTATATAGCGCGTGATGATGTTTTAGATGGCATGCCGTTCCTTTGAAGGATGTAGCGGAGAACACTAGCAGGTAGCAGCTACTGGGTATTTGTTTGCGGCACTCTGTTGTGTGTACATAGTTTCTCCGAGTCCTCGGAGAAACGCTGTTTTTGGCAAGGGATTGTAACATGTTATCAATAAGCTATGATCGGTCTGTCGACAGTTTGTGAAGCAGACCCGTTTCAACCCAATGAAGATGATATCCTCCACAAGGGCTGTCAGTGTCGTGCATATTCGTTGAAGGACATTATGTTTCAGAACAGAATTGCGCAAAAAGTCGGTTGATGATTGTGCTACATTGCTCTGTTTGAATAATTGAAGGAAGAATGTAAATCTAGAGCTTAGCCACAGGCCCACAGGTTTCACAGGCAATTCGGCTCATCTGCCCACCAAAGATTAGCTAAGCTGATGATCATGTTGCTGGTAACAAAGGAGTTACCACTGCTTGTTGCCCACCCACCCCCCAACCCAAAAAAGCAAATCAGCGCTCGTGTTTGTTTAATCGCCCAAAAGATATCATGtcttgagtctttttcttttcttttgggtaACACTTTGCTTTCTATTGAGCTGCCTTTTCCATTTGCGACGTCTAATGGAGCTCACGGTGGGTGGCCCTATCGGCCATCGTTATCCCAAAGATGCTTTGCAAGTTGCAGGTGAAGAATAGGTATGTTGTTATTAGGAGAAGATGAGCCAATCAGAAGCCGGAAATGAAAACTTGTAGCCGTCAACGTCTTGATGGTGAACCCATGCGTAAACGAAAGTAGAAAAGTGGAGCCAATTGTCTTTGATTTAAATATAAAAGGAGAGAATTGTGGACTTTGACCCATAAAGAAAATGAGAATACgaaggaggaaggtagaactaccTGTCATGAAGACTTCTTATGTGCGTGTTCAGATTTGAATCCTTGGCCTCAATGACTCGATCAAATAAGTCCTTTCTTGAACTTCGCAGCAAAGCACTTTGAAACTACATGTCAGGGCATGTACAATGACGTCATATGGATACAGATACCCCATGATAAAAAGTAGCTTGAGGCATCTATATTGTTTTTTTCTCTTCAATACAAGCTATCATTCGGGTGCCTCATTaaagaataaaaaataaagactCTAATACACATGCATCTCTACTTTTCATTC encodes:
- the LOC123445998 gene encoding uncharacterized protein LOC123445998 isoform X1, with product MKSPSLEPAAAPIPRGGAFGRVRVAHGARGPRRVVGAGLAATAGRLKVLVAALPRPLDRLMRAPEGAVALAREADEAQGCVASAEISSPPAPAVPGGTVRARFVLKERCAFGQSFKLVGDVPALGHWEPANAVALDWSEGHNWTVEKDLPANRSIELKFLLRESSGKFHWQKGPNRILQTGETTKTLVVYEDWGSAKNQKVAEEDTPVEMMDTVVAEDDQGRNGGVSANELQLGDNQEIKESAVAKPIPRGGAFGPGRVAYGMRGPQRVVGAGLAGTAGRLSVLVSALPKPLEQQMPAQEGGVELAPEADAVQGEVASAEIPSPLVPGSTVRVRFVLREQCTFGHSFHLVGDDPALGLWELSNAVALDWSEGHDWTVQKDLPANRLIEFKFLLQDSLGKFRWQNGPNRSLWTGETTKTMVVFEDWDNVKNQKVGEEEDTPVEMMEAGVANDDQGGNGVVSVNELQVGDNQEIKEDESSIGNDENSMDAAIVSVVQEIVKACDADQPELLMDEQEETRDELHDEVDTAPQNGSATAYAGNVYDETTDDDSISSDDGVLVKHGLAGAFEREVLWGWKALQRLVSFKMDT
- the LOC123445998 gene encoding uncharacterized protein LOC123445998 isoform X2 — its product is MKSPSLEPAAAPIPRGGAFGRVRVAHGARGPRRVVGAGLAATAGRLKVLVAALPRPLDRLMRAPEGAVALAREADEAQGCVASAEISSPPAPAVPGGTVRARFVLKERCAFGQSFKLVGDVPALGHWEPANAVALDWSEGHNWTVEKDLPANRSIELKFLLRESSGKFHWQKGPNRILQTGETTKTLVVYEDWGSAKNQKVAEEDTPVEMMDTVVAEDDQGRNGGVSANELQLGDNQEIKESAVAKPIPRGGAFGPGRVAYGMRGPQRVVGAGLAGTAGRLSVLVSALPKPLEQQMPAQEGGVELAPEADAVQGEVASAEIPSPLVPGSTVRVRFVLREQCTFGHSFHLVGDDPALGLWELSNAVALDWSEGHDWTVQKDLPANRLIEFKFLLQDSLGKFRWQNGPNRSLWTGETTKTMVVFEDWDNVKNQKVGEEEDTPVEMMEAGVANDDQGGNGVVSVNELQVGDNQEIKEDESSIGNDENSMDAAIVSVVQEIVKACDADQPEEETRDELHDEVDTAPQNGSATAYAGNVYDETTDDDSISSDDGVLVKHGLAGAFEREVLWGWKALQRLVSFKMDT